CCTCGAAAATTAAGGGATCAAACAAGGAGGAAAATTAGATGGGGATTAAAAAACAGCTTGGTATGGGAGTAATGTCAGCAGCAATCGGGTTATCTTTGATAGGTGGAGGAACCTATGCGTATTTTAGCGACAGCGAGGTGACCAATAATACGTTTGCAGCAGGCACGCTGGATTTATCTGCGGAACCGACAGAAATCATTAATGTCGACAACATCAAGCCCGGAGATTGGATGGTTCGCACCTTTGAACTGCAGAACAACGGTAATTTGGATATCAGCAAGGTATCGCTGGAAACTAGCTATTCCGTCATAGATGCCAATGGGGATAACACCGAGGATTTTGGTGAGCATATCCAAGTGGAATTCCTATACAACGCAGATAAGCTTGATGAAGTTATTTACCAAACTTCTTTAGCTGAACTGCAAAATATGACACCTGAAGCAGTAAATCAACACATTTTCTACCCGCAATTTGGTGAAAAAGGACTTCCAGCGGGCAGCCTTGATGATTTCGCAGTCAAGTTTAACTTTGTTGACAACGGAGAGGACCAAAATCAATTCCAAGGGGATTCTTTGAAACTACAATGGAAATTTAATGCACAGCAATCAACTGGTGGAGAAAAATAACAAATGACTTGAAAAGGGAAGGGGTGGGTACCTTCCCTTTTGTTAACATGAAAATGAATAGGAATGAAGTAGAAGTGCTTAATGGGCGGCTGTGCCTGAATCCAGTGTCCAGCAACCGGCGAAGATCAGCATGTAGCGCAGTCTAAACTTTAGCCTTCAACATCGGTTCGACGTAAAGAGGGGCGGACTCCAACTCGGGCGGGGCAGTATGGAAGTTGGGAGACGGAGTGCGAAACTCGGGCGAAAATAGGTAGTACTTGGGAGACAGCAGGTCCAACTCGGGAGAGAATTGGTTGTCTCCCGAGTTGAATGTGCTGCGGCCCGAGTCGGCTGTGCTCTCTCCTGAGTCAGATGTGTTATGGCCCGAGGTCGGATTGCTGTCTCCCGACTTGGCTTGATTCCCGCCCGTAAACATTGTTGTGGCAGTTGCCCGTTCATTCGATAGTGAAGATTTCAACTACAACTTTTAACACTTTAAGAGTATAAATCTTTATCGGTATAAAGTATAAAAAAATCTAAGGCTTTCGCCATTAGTTCTTGGCGACAAGCCAAGATTTTCTAAAAAGATCAGTAAAACCAAAATATGTCTAGCTCCAGCACCCAGAAGCTGCCGTCATAAGCAATGGACACTACGAACGCTAAACCCATGCGTTCTATCTACGGCCAATTGCTTATGCGTCCGCTTCTAAACGGGCGCCCTGAGCTTTTCTAATGGGAGGTAGTAAATTGAAGAAAAAAATTACCATTACAGCAGTGGGTGTGATGTTGCTATTTTCGACACTTTTAACGGCAGTATTCGCGCAAACGAATGGAAGTACAGGTAAGAAAGTACACAACCATGATGAAGCATTTAAACTTGGTGTGGAGGTGTTACTTGAGGAAAATTTAGATTTGCTTGAAGGGAAAAACGTTGGTTTAATTACGAATCCGACAGGTGTCACACAGGATTTAAACAGTATCGTTGATGTACTTTACAATCATCCTGATGTCAATCTGGTTTCCTTGTACGGGCCTGAACACGGTATACGAGGCAGTGCCCAAGCAGGTGCAGGTGTTGACTTTTATATTGATCCGATAACGGGACTGCCGGTCTTCAGCTTGTACGGTGATACGAAAAAGCCAACACCAGAAATGCTAGAAGGTGTTGACGTTCTTTTGTTTGATATTCAAGACGTTGGGACACGCTTCTACACGTATATTTATACGATGGCACTCGCTATGGAAGCTGCTGCGGAAAACGACATTGAATTTGTGGTACTTGACCGCCCGAACCCAATCGGAGGCAATAAGGTTGAAGGACCGGTTCTTAATCCGGATTACGCTTCATTTGTTGGAAAATACCCGATACCAATTCGACACGGCATGACTGTTGGCGAACTGGCGAAATTGTTTAACAATGAGTATGACATAGGAGCTGATTTAACGGTTGTTGAAATGAACGGATGGGAACGTTCCATGTATTATGATGATACGCCGCTTGAATGGGTGCTGCCTTCACCAAATATGCCAACATTAGACACGGCGACCGTTTATCCGGGGGCAGCGTGGATTGAAGGAACAAATGTATCGGAAGGACGGGGTACGACGAGACCATTCGAATTAATCGGCGCTCCGTATATCAATAGTCCAGAACTTGTCAGTGAATTAAGCGCACTTGACCTTCCGGGAGTTCTTTTCCGGGCGGCATCCTTCACACCACTGTATTCGAAATATGCAGGGGAGCTTGTCCATGGGCTCCAAATCCATGTGACGGACCGTGAAAACTACGAGCCTATCAAAACAGGACTTGCGATTGTGAAAACCATTCATGATTTGTACCCAGACGATTTTGAGTTCCGTGCTGAAAACAGTAATGGCGTTTCCTTTTTCGATCTATTGGTAGGTAATGGATGGATTCGTGACATGATCAATGAGGGCGCTTCAATGGAAGAAATCGTTGGCAACTGGCAGGGAGATCTAGAAGAATTTAAAGAACTGCGAAGGGACTACCTACTTTACAAGACAAGTGCTACGGAAATCAAAACACTTGTTGTGCACTTGGAAGAAGAAGGCGTTATTGAGGCTGATACGGCCCGTGCCCTCAAAATGCATTTGACTGCAGTGATTCGCTACGAAGAAGAGGGTC
This Virgibacillus phasianinus DNA region includes the following protein-coding sequences:
- a CDS encoding CalY family protein, with amino-acid sequence MGIKKQLGMGVMSAAIGLSLIGGGTYAYFSDSEVTNNTFAAGTLDLSAEPTEIINVDNIKPGDWMVRTFELQNNGNLDISKVSLETSYSVIDANGDNTEDFGEHIQVEFLYNADKLDEVIYQTSLAELQNMTPEAVNQHIFYPQFGEKGLPAGSLDDFAVKFNFVDNGEDQNQFQGDSLKLQWKFNAQQSTGGEK